A single genomic interval of Romboutsia ilealis harbors:
- a CDS encoding outer membrane protein assembly factor BamD, translated as MKQKKILILMIITIFFTGCSAFKKDELLNEGKLALEKHEYTKAQDLLSQVLTADSTNENARSMYMQAVKMNDAAEYEEKQNYDKAIECLNVIENLKGGSSEIKKEASKKKKEFIKLNEEYKKSQEERKENAKDVSSKEQYKLEQDALKENQKQDALKEKEEQKAQEEENNQQDNKLENTQGDSSQENTGEVIQTPSNNQSQSSNTNQTHQPQQESQI; from the coding sequence ATGAAACAAAAGAAGATTTTAATACTTATGATTATAACAATATTTTTTACTGGATGTTCAGCATTTAAAAAAGATGAATTACTTAATGAAGGTAAGTTAGCTTTAGAAAAACATGAATATACAAAGGCACAAGATCTTTTATCTCAAGTTTTAACTGCGGATAGTACAAATGAAAATGCAAGAAGTATGTATATGCAAGCTGTAAAAATGAATGATGCAGCAGAATATGAAGAAAAGCAAAATTATGATAAGGCAATAGAATGTCTAAATGTTATAGAAAATTTAAAAGGTGGCTCATCAGAAATAAAAAAAGAAGCATCTAAAAAGAAAAAAGAATTTATAAAGCTAAATGAAGAATATAAAAAGTCTCAAGAAGAAAGAAAAGAAAATGCAAAAGATGTATCAAGCAAAGAGCAATATAAATTAGAACAAGATGCATTAAAAGAGAATCAAAAACAAGATGCATTAAAAGAAAAAGAAGAACAGAAAGCTCAAGAGGAAGAAAACAATCAACAAGATAATAAATTAGAAAATACTCAAGGTGATTCTAGTCAAGAAAATACTGGCGAAGTAATACAAACTCCAAGTAATAATCAAAGTCAATCAAGTAATACAAACCAGACTCATCAACCACAACAAGAATCACAAATATAA
- a CDS encoding AI-2E family transporter, which yields MVSKENIKYYILIAFISILLYKAIDSPRQILDSINGLMSFFSPFLVGIFLTLLLNPMIMFLERKFKSHRLVNIFFSYILISFVFSVGFKLLIPAIIDTLNTLINEIPNYINMLNIFLNKYLSQSQVLEILIPHLQNNLNSILTKLLDLFSKVSSDLFIYIFSITSLLFDIIMGIILSIYMLYDKEKIGLGCKKLLYAFFPINKANNIVEFFKVSHNIFYHYIIGKLIDSVIIGCLAFIGFKFILKINNTLFLSFIVFLTNIIPYFGPFIGAIFPIVMTLVYSPIKAVWVALFLLILQQLDGNLIGPKVMGDQVGLSPLWIISAVLIGGSLFGIIGVFLSVPIAAIIKFSIDKYVQNKIHIRISK from the coding sequence ATGGTTTCGAAAGAAAATATAAAATACTACATACTTATAGCATTTATTTCTATACTCCTATACAAAGCTATCGATTCCCCAAGACAAATACTCGATAGCATCAATGGATTAATGTCTTTTTTTAGTCCATTTTTAGTTGGGATATTCTTAACATTACTTTTAAATCCTATGATAATGTTTTTAGAGCGAAAGTTTAAATCTCATAGACTTGTTAACATATTTTTTTCATACATATTAATATCTTTTGTATTCAGTGTTGGATTTAAACTATTAATACCTGCTATAATCGATACTTTAAATACATTAATAAATGAAATACCCAATTATATAAATATGTTAAATATATTTTTAAATAAATATTTATCTCAATCTCAGGTATTAGAAATACTTATACCTCACCTTCAAAATAATTTAAATAGTATATTAACAAAACTATTAGATTTATTCTCTAAGGTATCTTCAGATTTATTTATATATATTTTTAGCATAACATCATTACTATTTGATATAATAATGGGAATTATTTTATCTATATATATGCTATATGATAAGGAAAAAATAGGCCTTGGGTGTAAAAAATTATTATATGCTTTTTTTCCTATAAACAAAGCTAATAATATAGTCGAATTTTTTAAAGTATCCCATAATATTTTCTATCATTATATTATTGGAAAACTTATTGATTCTGTAATCATAGGTTGTTTAGCTTTTATTGGATTTAAATTTATCCTAAAAATTAATAATACATTATTTTTATCATTTATAGTATTTTTAACAAACATAATACCATATTTCGGACCATTTATAGGTGCAATATTCCCTATTGTTATGACTTTAGTTTATAGTCCTATAAAAGCAGTATGGGTAGCTTTATTCTTGCTTATACTTCAACAATTAGATGGAAATTTAATTGGACCTAAAGTTATGGGTGATCAAGTTGGCCTTAGTCCACTTTGGATAATATCTGCAGTTTTAATAGGAGGATCATTATTTGGAATAATTGGAGTCTTTTTATCAGTTCCTATAGCTGCTATTATAAAGTTTTCAATAGATAAATATGTTCAAAATAAAATCCATATAAGAATATCAAAGTAA
- a CDS encoding alpha/beta hydrolase, protein MSKKKKIILTISILLLIVILSVGGLVGNYFYNLAINPFTSKDMIFGEDDDDSLEVEADVNWLLKNSNYIDSYITSSDNLKLHAYEVKNENETNKWAIVVHGYTSEGKLLSSKAKHLYDMGYNILVPDLRSHGSSEGDYIGMGWDDRFDIINWINYVVKNNPKSEIALHGTSMGSATVLMVSGEKLPSNVKAIVADCGYTSVYDEFSYQLKQLFNLPAFPIMNVSDIVTHIRAGYCLNDASAIDQVKKSTTPILYIHGDKDDFVPYYMMDELYNVTNSEKEKLTIEGGEHANSDLVNPKLYWSTVNNFLEKYIKS, encoded by the coding sequence ATGAGTAAAAAGAAAAAAATAATATTAACTATTTCTATATTACTATTAATAGTAATTTTAAGTGTAGGTGGATTAGTAGGTAACTATTTTTATAACCTCGCAATAAATCCTTTTACTTCAAAGGATATGATTTTTGGCGAAGATGATGATGATTCTCTAGAGGTAGAAGCTGATGTTAACTGGCTTTTAAAAAATTCTAATTACATAGATAGTTATATAACTTCATCTGACAATTTAAAATTACATGCATACGAAGTAAAAAATGAAAATGAAACTAATAAATGGGCTATTGTAGTTCATGGATACACAAGTGAAGGAAAATTATTAAGTTCTAAAGCTAAACATTTATATGATATGGGATATAATATATTAGTCCCAGATTTAAGAAGTCACGGAAGTAGCGAAGGTGACTACATCGGAATGGGATGGGATGATAGATTTGATATAATTAATTGGATTAATTATGTTGTTAAAAATAATCCTAAATCTGAAATAGCTCTTCATGGAACTTCAATGGGTTCTGCTACTGTTTTAATGGTATCCGGAGAAAAACTTCCATCTAATGTAAAAGCTATTGTTGCTGACTGCGGATATACATCAGTTTATGATGAATTTAGCTATCAGCTTAAACAATTATTTAATTTACCAGCATTTCCTATTATGAATGTTTCAGATATTGTTACACATATAAGAGCTGGATATTGCCTAAATGATGCTTCTGCTATAGATCAAGTAAAAAAATCGACTACTCCAATATTATACATACATGGAGACAAGGATGATTTTGTTCCATATTATATGATGGATGAATTATATAATGTAACTAACTCAGAAAAAGAAAAGCTAACTATAGAAGGCGGGGAACATGCCAACTCAGATTTAGTTAACCCAAAACTTTATTGGTCGACAGTTAATAACTTCCTTGAAAAATACATTAAAAGTTAA